A region from the Gemmatimonas aurantiaca genome encodes:
- a CDS encoding AMP-binding protein — protein MPSAHVDTFARDHLPPVAEQPEFLFERPELQFPPQLNCARELLDLNVEAGFGDRPCLIAPGMSWTYRELQQHVDRIAHVLVQEMGVVPGNRVLLRGANHPMLVACWFAVMKVGGIAVTTMPMLRAKELSTMIAIAQVTHALCDGALLEELTAAQQIAPELREVRCYHAVDAQGLEAAMARYDGPFTCVDTAGDDTCVLAFTSGTTGIPKATMHYHRDVMAICAGFPRHILRASADDVFMGSPPLAFTFGLGGLVLFPMSIGASTVLLEKASPPHLLEGLRQFGATVLFTAPTSYRAMAAQREALVHTTLRKCVSAGEALPPATRALWREVTGIELIDGIGATELLHIFISADESEARPGATGKPVPGYRAEVVDDDGRPVPVGVVGKLRVKGPTGCRYLRDERQRSYVKDGWNYTGDAYSMDADGYFHYHARTDDIIISSGYNIAGPEVENVLLQHPAVAECGVTGVPDEERGQLVKAYVVLRPGYEADEHMVKALQDFVKQSVAPYKYPRAVRFVTQLPRTSTGKLQRFRLRELDLRELDANGGN, from the coding sequence ATGCCCAGCGCTCACGTCGACACCTTCGCCCGCGATCATCTGCCGCCGGTGGCCGAGCAGCCCGAGTTCCTGTTCGAGCGTCCGGAGTTGCAGTTTCCGCCACAACTCAACTGCGCCCGCGAACTGCTCGATCTGAACGTAGAGGCCGGCTTTGGCGACCGACCGTGCCTGATCGCGCCGGGAATGAGCTGGACGTATCGGGAACTGCAGCAGCATGTCGACCGGATCGCGCATGTGCTGGTGCAGGAGATGGGCGTCGTACCCGGCAACCGGGTGCTGCTCCGTGGCGCGAATCATCCGATGCTCGTGGCCTGCTGGTTCGCGGTCATGAAAGTGGGCGGCATCGCGGTGACCACCATGCCGATGCTGCGCGCCAAGGAACTCAGTACGATGATCGCCATCGCGCAGGTCACGCATGCGCTGTGTGATGGTGCGTTGCTGGAGGAGCTGACGGCGGCGCAGCAGATCGCTCCCGAACTGCGTGAGGTGCGGTGTTATCACGCGGTCGATGCGCAGGGGCTCGAAGCCGCGATGGCCCGCTACGATGGCCCTTTCACGTGTGTGGATACGGCGGGCGACGACACCTGTGTGCTGGCGTTCACGTCGGGCACGACCGGCATCCCGAAAGCCACGATGCACTATCACCGCGATGTGATGGCCATCTGTGCCGGCTTTCCACGACACATCCTCCGGGCGTCGGCCGACGACGTGTTCATGGGCAGTCCGCCGCTGGCGTTCACGTTCGGGCTGGGGGGATTGGTGCTCTTCCCCATGTCCATCGGTGCATCGACGGTGCTGCTGGAAAAGGCGTCGCCTCCGCACCTGCTGGAAGGCCTCCGGCAATTCGGTGCGACGGTGTTGTTCACGGCGCCCACCTCGTACCGGGCCATGGCCGCGCAGCGCGAGGCGCTGGTTCACACCACGTTGCGCAAGTGCGTCTCGGCGGGCGAAGCGCTGCCGCCGGCCACGCGGGCGCTGTGGCGGGAAGTGACCGGCATCGAACTCATCGACGGGATCGGCGCCACGGAATTGCTGCACATCTTCATCTCCGCGGACGAATCGGAAGCCCGCCCCGGCGCCACGGGGAAGCCGGTGCCGGGTTACCGCGCCGAAGTGGTGGACGACGACGGACGTCCCGTGCCGGTGGGCGTGGTGGGCAAGCTGCGGGTGAAGGGGCCCACGGGATGCCGGTATCTGCGCGACGAGCGACAGCGCAGCTACGTGAAAGACGGCTGGAACTACACGGGCGATGCGTATTCGATGGACGCCGATGGGTATTTCCACTACCACGCGCGCACCGACGACATCATCATCTCGTCGGGATACAACATCGCCGGTCCGGAAGTGGAGAACGTGTTGCTCCAGCATCCCGCCGTGGCCGAGTGCGGCGTGACCGGCGTTCCCGATGAAGAACGCGGGCAGTTGGTGAAAGCCTACGTCGTGCTGCGTCCGGGATATGAAGCGGACGAACACATGGTCAAGGCGCTCCAGGATTTCGTGAAGCAGTCGGTAGCGCCGTACAAGTATCCGCGCGCGGTGCGTTTCGTGACGCAGTTGCCGCGTACCAGTACGGGGAAGCTGCAACGCTTCCGTCTGCGCGAACTCGATCTTCGCGAACTCGATGCGAACGGGGGGAACTGA
- a CDS encoding RidA family protein: MHSTNTPILPAGWARPRGYANGVSARGRTIHIAGMIGWDGAGVFHSDDFAEQTRQALANIVAVLRAADAEPRHLVRLTWYVVDRDEYRAALPAVGAAFRELIGHYDIAMTAVQVAALMEDRARVEIEATAVVPDVDFRVEARGTSV; the protein is encoded by the coding sequence ATGCACTCCACGAATACGCCGATTCTGCCCGCGGGCTGGGCCCGTCCGCGGGGGTATGCCAATGGGGTATCCGCCCGCGGACGCACGATCCACATCGCCGGCATGATCGGCTGGGACGGCGCCGGGGTGTTCCACAGCGACGACTTCGCCGAGCAGACGAGGCAGGCGCTGGCCAATATCGTCGCGGTGCTGCGCGCCGCCGATGCGGAGCCCCGGCATCTCGTGCGGCTGACCTGGTATGTCGTGGACCGGGATGAGTACCGCGCGGCCCTGCCGGCGGTGGGGGCGGCTTTTCGTGAGCTCATCGGGCACTACGATATTGCGATGACCGCGGTGCAGGTCGCGGCCCTGATGGAGGATCGGGCGCGGGTCGAAATCGAGGCGACGGCGGTGGTGCCGGATGTCGATTTTCGGGTCGAAGCCCGGGGGACATCCGTATAA
- a CDS encoding enoyl-CoA hydratase family protein codes for MRSMTDFSAAHFGWAQDGRVATITLNRPERKNPLTFESYAELRDCFRALRYATDVRAIVLTGAGGNFCSGGDVHEIIGPLIELPSPDLLRFTRLTGDLVLAMRACPQPIVAAVDGVCAGAGAILAMASDLRCGTARSKVAFLFNRVGLAGCDMGACAMLPRIIGQGRASELLYTGRVLGGEEGERWGFFNRLLESDMLLDEAQRMARTLAEGPAFANGMTKTMLHQEWTMGIEQAIEAEAQAQALCMLTEDFRTAYEAFAARQTPVFQGR; via the coding sequence ATGCGCTCGATGACGGATTTCAGTGCCGCGCATTTCGGGTGGGCGCAGGACGGTCGGGTTGCCACCATCACGCTCAACCGACCGGAGCGCAAGAATCCACTCACGTTCGAGAGTTATGCTGAGTTGCGCGACTGTTTCCGTGCCCTGCGGTATGCCACCGACGTGCGGGCGATCGTGCTCACCGGCGCCGGTGGAAATTTCTGTTCGGGCGGTGACGTACACGAGATCATCGGTCCCCTGATCGAACTCCCGTCGCCGGATCTGCTCCGCTTCACCCGTCTCACCGGCGACCTCGTGCTGGCCATGCGTGCCTGCCCGCAGCCCATCGTTGCCGCCGTGGACGGAGTGTGTGCCGGTGCCGGTGCGATTCTGGCCATGGCGTCCGATCTGCGATGCGGCACGGCCCGCAGCAAGGTGGCGTTCCTGTTCAATCGTGTGGGGTTGGCCGGCTGCGACATGGGCGCCTGCGCCATGCTGCCGCGCATCATCGGGCAGGGGCGCGCCAGTGAGCTGCTCTACACCGGACGGGTGTTGGGCGGTGAAGAGGGCGAGCGTTGGGGATTTTTCAATCGTCTGCTCGAGTCGGACATGCTGCTCGACGAAGCACAGCGCATGGCGCGCACGCTCGCCGAGGGGCCTGCCTTCGCCAACGGTATGACCAAGACGATGCTGCATCAGGAGTGGACCATGGGCATCGAACAGGCCATCGAGGCCGAAGCACAGGCGCAGGCGTTGTGCATGCTCACGGAAGATTTCAGGACTGCCTACGAGGCGTTTGCGGCGCGGCAGACGCCGGTGTTTCAGGGACGCTGA
- a CDS encoding MarR family transcriptional regulator has translation MHVHVVDDAEIGQEARATAEDHSAVRLWLRILSCSMQIEQHIRGRLRDRFGTTLPRFDYLAQLDRHPRGLRLNTLSRYLMVTGGNVTALTTQLIDDGWVERLPDPTDGRSSIVRLTAVGRRRFLRMAVEHERWLVELLDGFDAPHRDALYEQLGRLRVHVAEQRAESRTVPSSRKERAS, from the coding sequence ATGCACGTGCATGTGGTGGACGACGCCGAGATCGGTCAGGAGGCACGCGCCACGGCGGAGGATCATTCGGCGGTCCGGCTGTGGCTGCGCATTCTGTCCTGCAGCATGCAGATCGAACAGCACATCCGCGGGCGTTTGCGCGATCGGTTCGGAACCACGCTTCCGCGTTTCGACTATCTGGCGCAACTCGACCGGCATCCGCGGGGACTGCGTCTTAATACGTTGTCGCGCTATCTCATGGTCACCGGCGGCAATGTCACGGCCCTCACCACACAGCTCATCGACGATGGATGGGTGGAGCGCCTGCCCGATCCCACGGATGGCCGGTCGAGCATCGTGCGACTGACCGCGGTGGGTCGTCGGCGGTTTCTGCGCATGGCCGTGGAGCACGAACGGTGGCTCGTGGAACTGCTCGACGGATTCGACGCGCCACACCGGGACGCGCTCTATGAGCAGCTCGGACGCTTGCGCGTGCATGTGGCGGAGCAGCGGGCGGAATCGCGTACGGTACCCTCTTCGCGCAAGGAGCGCGCGTCATGA
- a CDS encoding 3-hydroxyacyl-ACP dehydratase FabZ family protein, producing the protein MSVMNPLELLPHRYPFLLLDRIDEVRPGHHALGSKLVTGSEWSTIGMRADMTSASPRRAMPHMLIVESLAQLTAAVLVGLMEDGGDAIGYFMGIDRSRFRGEARPGDVLALRVDLLQFRRGICRTRGIAMIDGRRIVQADLTTVLRPAPRPAPKS; encoded by the coding sequence ATGAGCGTGATGAACCCGCTGGAACTCCTGCCACACCGATACCCCTTTCTGCTGCTCGACCGTATCGATGAAGTGCGCCCAGGTCACCATGCGCTGGGGAGCAAGCTCGTCACGGGATCGGAGTGGAGCACGATCGGCATGCGGGCGGACATGACGTCGGCATCACCACGACGGGCCATGCCCCACATGCTCATCGTGGAGTCGCTGGCCCAGCTCACGGCGGCGGTGCTGGTCGGTCTGATGGAAGACGGCGGCGATGCCATCGGTTACTTCATGGGCATCGACCGGAGTCGTTTTCGCGGTGAGGCGCGGCCGGGCGATGTGCTGGCCCTGCGTGTGGATCTGCTGCAGTTCCGCCGCGGCATCTGCCGCACGCGCGGGATCGCCATGATCGATGGCCGCCGCATCGTGCAGGCCGATCTCACGACCGTATTGCGTCCCGCACCGCGTCCCGCGCCGAAGTCCTGA
- a CDS encoding SDR family oxidoreductase — translation MTVRDTLPDVFPDTRPGTLHDRHALVTGAGRGIGAAIARRLVSAGARVTLLGRTRAALDATAATLEDRVQGIVVCDVTDAASVSAAVAAMPPVDILINNAGAAASASLGRTTDELWARMLAVNLTGPFHCARAVLPAMLESGWGRIVTVASTAALRGYPYVSAYAAAKHGVLGFTRSLALEVATRGVTVNAVCPGFTDTDLLQESVANIMARTGRSETDARAALAALNPQGRFIAPEDVAEAVCWLCAPAADAVTGIALPISGGEVM, via the coding sequence ATGACGGTGCGCGACACACTCCCCGACGTGTTCCCGGACACACGACCCGGCACGTTGCACGACCGGCATGCGCTGGTCACCGGCGCGGGGCGCGGGATCGGTGCGGCCATTGCCCGCCGGCTCGTGTCGGCGGGGGCGCGCGTCACATTGCTGGGACGCACGCGCGCGGCGCTGGACGCGACGGCGGCAACGCTGGAAGACCGCGTGCAGGGCATCGTCGTCTGCGACGTGACCGATGCCGCCTCCGTTTCGGCTGCCGTGGCGGCGATGCCGCCGGTGGACATCCTGATCAACAACGCCGGGGCCGCGGCGAGCGCGTCACTGGGGCGCACCACCGACGAACTGTGGGCCCGCATGTTGGCGGTCAATCTCACCGGGCCGTTTCATTGCGCGCGGGCCGTATTGCCCGCCATGCTGGAATCCGGTTGGGGACGCATCGTCACCGTGGCCAGCACGGCAGCGTTGCGCGGCTACCCCTATGTCTCCGCCTATGCCGCGGCCAAGCACGGTGTGCTGGGATTCACACGATCGCTCGCGCTGGAAGTGGCGACACGTGGTGTCACGGTGAACGCGGTATGTCCCGGATTCACCGACACCGACTTGCTGCAGGAGAGCGTGGCCAATATCATGGCGCGCACCGGTCGCAGCGAAACCGACGCGCGTGCCGCGCTGGCCGCACTCAACCCGCAAGGACGATTCATCGCGCCCGAGGATGTGGCGGAAGCCGTGTGCTGGCTGTGTGCACCGGCCGCCGACGCCGTCACGGGCATTGCTCTTCCCATCAGTGGTGGCGAGGTAATGTGA
- a CDS encoding thioesterase family protein, giving the protein MDTPPVSSVAHAPRARFEKTMRVPFSACDPAGIMFFVQYHILFQNLTDEWITDGLGISYADLLGPRGVGLPTVRLETDFTAPSRMGDLITLGLEVELLGPRSLTLIMTVRGAGDAGDARDIGAVRVAARQVIVCTSLETHRSTPFPADLRAAIESFQTRVS; this is encoded by the coding sequence ATGGACACTCCCCCGGTGTCGTCTGTGGCGCATGCGCCGCGCGCGCGGTTCGAGAAGACGATGCGGGTCCCGTTCAGTGCCTGCGATCCCGCCGGCATCATGTTCTTCGTGCAGTACCACATCCTGTTCCAGAATCTCACCGACGAGTGGATCACCGACGGGCTGGGCATCTCCTACGCCGATCTGCTGGGGCCGCGGGGGGTGGGGCTTCCCACGGTGCGCCTGGAGACGGATTTCACGGCTCCGAGCCGCATGGGCGATCTGATCACGCTCGGTCTCGAGGTGGAGCTTCTGGGGCCGCGATCACTGACACTGATCATGACCGTGCGCGGCGCCGGTGATGCCGGCGATGCGCGCGATATCGGCGCTGTGCGTGTCGCGGCGCGTCAGGTGATCGTGTGCACCAGTCTCGAGACCCATCGTTCCACGCCGTTTCCCGCCGATCTGCGGGCGGCCATTGAATCCTTTCAGACCCGTGTGTCATGA
- a CDS encoding ATP-binding protein: protein MRRRPISIALRFPLLITGIVLATSVLLVWAAYRHFATVLRDSAGARLRSNSSLLATALSNSYAAASAQTLAVANNGVVRAYLRTGTDRVSVDRIASGLLADNDSARLQLRMVDREGVERFVARAPEVASVPSWFDSDSTAQHKRSPTSVRFSPLLDAGGAVHYEIIAPVHARADGESLIGYVIETRQVRARGVDAVRGLIGVSAMLMGQPDSGIWTDFEGVARPPSVPVRTDSILSLTSPGGRPFIGIAHAISGSPLVVWLELGEDRILAPLHTFVGRMVPITIFVAMLGALFAWLFSRRIANRIVTLAHDFDHVNADLSPAPLATGRGLDELQRLEESFRLMSQRAEKQAQLESQLMQSQKLEAVGRLAGGIAHDFNNMLTVVGNYSEIVRGELAPDSPLARDMDEIMHATAHAAQLTRQLLAFSRRQILQPLRLDLNEVIRNAHRLLQRVLPSHVEFRLELDDRIGTVLADPGQIEQVLMNLTVNASDAMPRGGRLTFRTTVAELDESGEPSGNVVARSRKHVCLTVVDTGIGMDRETVARIFEPFFTTKPVGKGTGLGLAGVHGIVTQLGGTIWVYSEPGKGTTFKLYFPEVAGTADPIARTPVSPVLEESGTVLLVEDDPATREVARRLLERHGFDTVQAADGRKALALLEQQHAQIRLVLSDVMMPGMNGIELAALIGKRWPAMPVLLMSGYTDAELHEHGDDNIRRPFIEKPFTSAALLDAMLRALYTTEDVLRSR, encoded by the coding sequence ATGCGACGTCGCCCGATTTCGATCGCCCTCAGGTTCCCGCTGCTGATCACGGGGATCGTACTCGCCACGAGCGTGCTGCTCGTCTGGGCGGCGTATCGGCATTTTGCCACCGTGTTGCGAGACAGCGCCGGTGCCCGTCTGCGCTCGAACTCCAGCCTGCTGGCGACCGCCCTGTCGAACAGCTACGCCGCCGCCTCGGCCCAGACACTCGCCGTGGCCAACAACGGGGTCGTCCGTGCCTACCTGCGTACGGGAACCGACCGGGTGTCCGTCGATCGTATCGCGTCCGGATTGCTCGCGGACAACGATTCCGCCCGCCTGCAATTGCGAATGGTCGATCGCGAGGGCGTCGAACGTTTTGTCGCACGGGCGCCCGAGGTGGCTTCGGTTCCCTCGTGGTTCGACAGCGACTCCACGGCGCAACACAAACGTTCACCCACCAGTGTCCGTTTCAGTCCGCTGCTCGATGCCGGCGGTGCGGTGCATTACGAGATCATCGCACCCGTGCACGCCCGCGCCGATGGCGAGAGTCTCATCGGATACGTCATCGAGACACGGCAGGTGCGGGCCCGCGGCGTCGATGCCGTGCGTGGTCTCATAGGCGTCAGCGCCATGCTCATGGGACAGCCGGATTCGGGAATCTGGACGGATTTCGAAGGTGTGGCCCGGCCACCATCCGTACCGGTGCGCACCGATTCCATTCTCTCGCTGACCAGCCCCGGTGGACGTCCGTTCATCGGCATCGCGCATGCCATCAGCGGATCGCCGCTGGTGGTCTGGCTCGAACTCGGCGAAGACCGGATTCTCGCCCCACTGCACACGTTCGTGGGGCGCATGGTTCCCATCACGATCTTCGTGGCGATGCTGGGGGCGCTCTTTGCCTGGCTCTTCAGCCGGCGGATTGCGAATCGCATCGTCACGCTCGCCCACGATTTTGATCATGTGAACGCGGATCTGTCTCCCGCTCCCCTCGCGACGGGCCGCGGACTCGACGAATTGCAGCGCCTCGAGGAATCGTTCCGTCTCATGTCGCAACGCGCCGAGAAGCAGGCGCAACTCGAGTCCCAGCTCATGCAGTCGCAGAAGCTGGAGGCGGTCGGCCGCCTCGCCGGTGGCATCGCGCACGATTTCAACAACATGCTCACCGTGGTGGGCAACTACAGTGAGATCGTGCGCGGCGAACTCGCGCCCGACAGCCCGCTCGCGCGGGACATGGACGAGATCATGCACGCCACGGCCCATGCGGCGCAACTCACCCGCCAGTTGCTCGCCTTCAGCCGTCGACAGATCCTGCAGCCCCTGCGACTCGATCTCAATGAAGTCATCCGCAATGCGCATCGCCTGCTGCAGCGGGTGCTGCCATCGCATGTGGAGTTCCGCCTGGAACTCGACGATCGCATCGGAACGGTGCTCGCCGACCCGGGGCAGATCGAACAGGTGCTGATGAACCTCACGGTGAACGCGTCCGATGCGATGCCACGCGGCGGACGTCTGACGTTCCGCACCACCGTGGCGGAACTCGATGAATCCGGCGAACCGTCCGGGAACGTGGTGGCACGCTCCCGGAAACATGTGTGTCTCACCGTGGTCGACACCGGCATCGGGATGGATCGCGAAACGGTCGCGCGGATCTTCGAACCGTTTTTCACCACCAAGCCCGTGGGCAAAGGCACGGGTCTGGGCCTTGCCGGCGTACACGGCATCGTCACGCAGCTCGGCGGCACCATCTGGGTGTACAGCGAACCGGGCAAGGGAACCACGTTCAAACTCTATTTCCCGGAAGTCGCCGGCACCGCCGACCCCATCGCTCGCACGCCGGTCTCTCCCGTATTGGAGGAGAGCGGGACCGTATTGCTCGTCGAGGACGATCCCGCCACCCGCGAAGTGGCCAGACGTCTGCTCGAACGGCACGGGTTCGACACGGTACAGGCGGCCGATGGACGCAAAGCGCTTGCCCTGCTCGAGCAGCAGCATGCGCAGATCCGTCTGGTATTGTCGGACGTGATGATGCCGGGGATGAACGGCATCGAACTCGCCGCGCTGATCGGCAAGCGCTGGCCGGCCATGCCGGTGCTGCTGATGTCCGGCTACACCGACGCCGAACTGCACGAACATGGAGACGACAACATCCGGCGGCCATTCATCGAAAAACCCTTCACATCGGCCGCGCTGCTCGATGCCATGCTGCGCGCGCTCTACACCACCGAGGACGTGCTCAGGTCGCGCTGA
- a CDS encoding cysteine hydrolase family protein: MRRQALLVIDVQRALCEGPEAAFEADAVIARIDRLAAQARQTGCPVIFVQHQGRDGYLEYGTEGWALPPALHTAEGDHFVGKTTPDAFNGTTLPALLSSLDVHELVICGMHTEFCVDTTVRRALAHGYPVVLAGDAHTSNGNVHLSPAQVIAHHNITLGNVTSFGPRVRIVDAAGITFSAT, translated from the coding sequence GTGCGCCGTCAGGCCCTTCTCGTCATCGATGTGCAGCGCGCGTTGTGTGAGGGCCCGGAGGCGGCGTTCGAAGCCGATGCCGTTATTGCGCGCATCGACCGGCTGGCCGCGCAGGCCCGCCAGACCGGATGCCCCGTGATTTTCGTACAGCATCAGGGGCGCGATGGATATCTGGAATATGGCACCGAAGGATGGGCGCTCCCGCCGGCACTGCACACGGCGGAGGGCGATCATTTCGTGGGGAAGACCACACCCGATGCCTTCAACGGCACCACACTGCCGGCGCTGTTGTCGTCACTGGACGTGCACGAACTGGTGATCTGCGGCATGCACACCGAATTCTGCGTGGATACGACGGTGCGGCGCGCATTGGCCCACGGGTATCCGGTGGTGCTCGCCGGAGACGCCCATACATCGAATGGCAACGTCCATCTCTCGCCCGCCCAGGTGATTGCGCATCACAACATCACCCTCGGTAACGTGACCAGCTTCGGTCCGCGCGTGCGCATCGTCGACGCCGCGGGTATCACCTTCAGCGCGACCTGA
- a CDS encoding acyl-CoA dehydrogenase family protein translates to MADLHYLSWPFFEPRHTTFAGALERWVATSPVLVAETHADDQAGVDIACRRRVRALGEAGWLTHVVGGTAWGGAADVIDTRAICLARETLARRDGLADFAFAMQGLGSGAITLDGTDAQKARYLPRVACGEAIAAFALSEPESGSDAAALQCAARRHGDHYVLDGEKTWISNGGIADFYVVFARTGDAPGARGISAFIVDADTPGLEIAERIDVIAPHPLARLRFTACRVPAAQRIGASGEGFKLAMRTLDVFRTSVAAAALGFARRALDEALIRVTTRRMFGGVLADLQLTQASLAQMAITIDSAALLTYRAAWQRDQGHAVTREAAMAKYVATEGAQQVIDAALQLWGGLGVVHDVPVERLYREIRALRIYEGASEVQQLIIARDLLRDVRLSTP, encoded by the coding sequence ATGGCCGACCTGCATTACCTCTCCTGGCCGTTTTTCGAGCCGCGTCACACGACCTTCGCCGGCGCGCTCGAACGATGGGTGGCCACCTCCCCCGTGCTCGTGGCGGAGACACATGCCGATGATCAGGCCGGTGTGGACATCGCCTGCCGCCGCCGCGTGCGCGCGCTGGGTGAGGCTGGCTGGCTGACGCATGTCGTGGGAGGGACCGCGTGGGGCGGCGCCGCCGATGTGATCGATACCCGCGCCATCTGCCTCGCGCGCGAGACACTCGCCCGCCGGGATGGGTTGGCCGACTTTGCCTTCGCCATGCAGGGACTGGGGTCGGGGGCGATCACGCTGGATGGCACCGATGCGCAGAAGGCGCGCTATCTGCCACGGGTCGCCTGTGGTGAGGCGATCGCGGCGTTTGCGTTGTCGGAGCCGGAGTCGGGATCGGATGCCGCGGCGTTGCAGTGTGCGGCCCGTCGGCACGGCGATCACTACGTGCTCGACGGCGAGAAGACGTGGATCTCCAATGGCGGGATCGCCGATTTTTACGTGGTGTTCGCGCGCACGGGCGATGCGCCGGGCGCGCGCGGGATATCGGCGTTCATCGTGGATGCGGACACCCCGGGGCTCGAGATCGCCGAGCGCATCGATGTGATCGCACCGCATCCGCTGGCCCGGTTACGGTTCACGGCCTGTCGGGTGCCGGCGGCACAACGCATCGGCGCGAGCGGAGAAGGGTTCAAACTCGCCATGCGGACGCTCGATGTGTTTCGCACGTCGGTGGCTGCCGCGGCGCTGGGGTTTGCGCGCCGTGCACTCGACGAGGCGCTGATCCGGGTGACCACCCGCCGGATGTTCGGTGGCGTGCTGGCCGATCTGCAGCTGACGCAGGCCAGTCTCGCCCAGATGGCCATCACCATCGACAGTGCCGCGCTCCTCACCTATCGGGCTGCCTGGCAGCGCGATCAGGGGCACGCGGTGACACGCGAAGCGGCCATGGCCAAGTATGTGGCCACCGAAGGGGCGCAGCAGGTGATCGATGCCGCGCTGCAGCTCTGGGGTGGCCTGGGCGTGGTGCACGATGTCCCGGTGGAACGTCTCTACCGGGAGATCCGCGCGCTGCGCATCTACGAAGGAGCCAGTGAAGTGCAGCAACTGATCATCGCGCGGGATCTGCTGCGTGACGTCCGTCTCTCGACTCCCTGA